One window of Amaranthus tricolor cultivar Red isolate AtriRed21 chromosome 13, ASM2621246v1, whole genome shotgun sequence genomic DNA carries:
- the LOC130797463 gene encoding AP-1 complex subunit mu-2-like: MSGAASALYLLDVKGRILICRDFRGDISSLEAERFFTNLIRKQEYSMSQGPVIHEKGVTYMFVQHNNLYLMAASRQNCNAASLLLFLHRLVQVFKYYFEELQEESLRDNFVVVYELLDEMMDFGYPQYTEAVILSEFIKTNAYKMEVVQRPPMAVTNAVSWRSEGIKYNRNEVFLDVIESVNILVNSNGQLIRSDVIGALKMRACLSGMPECKLGLNDRLVLEAQGETTRGKAIDIEDIKFHQCVRLARFENDRTISFIPPDGPFDLMTYRLSTQVKPLIWIEAQVERYSSSRVEIMIKARSQFKDRSYANNVEINVPVTPDATNPKIRTSMGSATYRPENDSIVWKIRSFPGNKEYLLRAEFTLPSVSSEDTVPERKVPVRVKFEIPYFTISGIQVRYLKVIEKSGYQAMPWVRYITAAGEYDIRLF, from the exons ATGTCAGGTGCGGCATCAGCATTGTACCTATTGGATGTCAAGGGAAGAATACTGATTTGCCGCGATTTTCGAGGCGATATTTCGTCTCTTGAAGCTGAACGTTTCTTCACCAATCTCATACGAAAACAG GAGTATTCAATGTCACAAGGGCCAGTTATACATGAAAAAGGAGTAACATACATGTTTGTGCAGCACAACAACCTTTATTTGATGGCAGCTTCTCGTCAGAATTGCAATGCTGCTAGTCTTCTTCTTTTCCTACACCGTTTAGTTCAG GttttcaaatattattttgaggaaCTGCAAGAGGAATCACTTAGGGACAATTTTGTTGTTGTG TATGAGCTTCTTGATGAAATGATGGACTTTGGTTACCCTCAATACACTGAAGCAGTTATCCTAAGTGAGTTTATAAAAACAAATGCTTATAAGATGGAAGTTGTGCAGAGGCCACCCATGGCTGTAACAAATGCTGTTTCTTGGCGCAGTGAAGGGATTAAATACAATAGAAATGAG GTCTTTTTGGATGTTATAGAAAGTGTAAACATACTTGTTAACAGCAATGGGCAGTTAATCCGTTCAGATGTTATTGGGGCTTTGAAGATGAGAGCATGCTTAAG TGGTATGCCTGAATGTAAACTCGGGTTAAACGACAGACTAGTATTGGAGGCTCAAGGTGAAACGACAAGGGGAAAAGCCATCGATATCGAGGACATCAAATTTCATCA GTGTGTTCGTTTGGCTCGATTCGAGAATGACAGAACAATATCCTTCATTCCCCCTGATGGGCCTTTCGACTTAATGACATACAGACTAAGCACTCAG GTGAAGCCACTCATTTGGATTGAAGCTCAGGTAGAAAGGTATTCCAGTAGTCGTGTTGAGATCATGATCAAAGCGAGGAGCCAGTTTAAGGACCGAAG CTATGCCAACAATGTTGAGATCAATGTGCCTGTTACACCCGATGCTACGAATCCTAAAATCCGGACATCAATGGGATCAGCAACTTATAGACCTGAGAATGATTCAATTGTTTGGAAAATCAGATCTTTCCCTGGAAACAag GAGTACCTCTTGAGAGCGGAATTCACACTTCCGAGTGTAAGTTCTGAAGACACGGTTCCTGAGCGAAAGGTGCCAGTACGTGTCAAGTTTGAGATACCTTATTTCACCATCTCGGGAATTCAG GTGAGGTACTTAAAGGTTATTGAGAAAAGCGGATATCAAGCTATGCCATGGGTAAGATACATAACTGCAGCCGGAGAATACGATATACGATTGTTTTAA
- the LOC130797461 gene encoding FKBP12-interacting protein of 37 kDa translates to MASHLDDDDDFGGDFAENRRSVSKRSFGELDDDEDDIFGSAKKVNAKLEETAPGVATGMILSLRESLQNCKDELAKYETELESSKSEIQKWHSSFQNESFISPATTPEPKLVVNYIRTLRSSEKSLKEQLEKAKKKEAAFIVTFAKREQEVAELKAAIRELRAQLKPQSLQTRKLLLDPAIHEEFSRLKNLVEEKEKKVKELQDNINAVNFTPNSKMGKMLMAKCKTLQEENEEIGNQASEGKMHELSMKVALQKSRNAELRNQFEGLCKNIEVLTSDVERSNEMVVILQDKLEERDAEIERLKLELEKRNEVKKIDPAPIVTDEPVSTEAEDVPQTDLEQI, encoded by the exons ATGGCTTCACATCTCGATGAT GATGATGATTTCGGTGGAGATTTTGCCGAAAATCGGCGCTCAG TTAGTAAACGGAGTTTTGGGGAgcttgatgatgatgaggatgataTATTTGGGTCTGCAAAAAAG GTAAATGCTAAGTTGGAAGAGACAGCTCCTGGGGTAGCAACAGGAATGATATTGTCCCTTCGGGAAAG TCTTCAGAACTGCAAGGATGAGCTAGCAAAATATGAA ACGGAGCTGGAATCTTCAAAATCTGAAATTCAGAAATGGCATTCTTCATTTCAAAATGAGTCTTTTATATCACCAGCTACAACTCCAG AACCTAAATTGGTGGTTAACTATATCCGAACCTTAAGATCGTCAGAGAAGTCTCTTAAAGAGCAG CtagaaaaagcaaaaaaaaaagaagctgCATTCATTGTCACATTTGCCAAGCGGGAACAAGAAGTAGCTGAATTGAAA GCAGCAATTCGAGAACTAAGAGCACAACTGAAGCCCCAGTCTTTGCAG ACTAGGAAGTTATTGCTAGATCCTGCAATACATGAAGAATTTTCACGTTTAAAG AATCTAGTTgaggagaaggagaaaaaggTTAAAGAGTTGCAGGACAACATTAATGCAGTTAATTTTACACCAAACAGTAAGATGGGGAAGATGCTAATGGCAAAATGCAAGACCTTGCAAGAGGAAAATGAGGAAATAGGCAATCAAGCTTCTGAGGGGAAG ATGCATGAATTATCGATGAAAGTTGCTTTGCAAAAGTCTCGAAATGCAGAACTCCGGAATCAGTTTGAAG GACTTTGTAAGAATATAGAGGTGCTGACAAGTGATGTTGAGAGATCTAATGAAATG GTCGTAATCTTACAAGACAAATTGGAAGAGCGGGATGCTGAAATTGAAAGATTGAAGCTTGAGCTGGAAAAAAGAAATGAAGTCAAAAAAATCGATCCAGCTCCAATTGTTACAGACGAGCCTGTGTCAACTGAAGCTGAGGATGTACCACAAACTGACCTTGAACAGATTTGA
- the LOC130797462 gene encoding tryptophan aminotransferase-related protein 2, with translation MGKGLEKWSVRHLLMVSVALNVWLVLKLMYYERLDNFTTEQIFHGFCAEEKKAHKQMSLTTSSSMAVAVAEKAVNFFNPSSASPTNINHIDDDGRVINLDHGDPTMYESYWQQAGDKTTVLIPGWQSMSYFSDVKNLCWFLEPEFAKEVIRLHKIVRNAVTENRYIVVGTGSTQLFQAALYALTSPGGTQPISVVSATPYYSFYRQVVEYMKSGLYKWVGDVSNFDKDEPYIELITSPNNPDGFTRHPIVNRSGGMLIHDFAYYWPQYTPITSPADHDIMLFTVSKSTGHAGMRIGWALVKDEEVAKRMTKFIELNSIGVSKDSQLRAAKILQAVSDSCEHNSDTGNFFEISYNHIARRWKQLRKAVEETGMFSTPEFPTAFCKYTNQTFSTQPAFAWLKCEEHIEDCEGFLRSHNVLTRSGVHFGMSPKYVRISMLDRDSNYDLFIKRLLAMRS, from the exons atgGGTAAGGGTTTAGAAAAATGGTCCGTAAGGCATTTATTAATGGTGTCAGTAGCCTTAAATGTATGGTTAGTGTTAAAATTGATGTATTATGAGAGACTAGATAATTTTACAACAGAGCAGATCTTCCATGGATTCTGTGCAGAGGAAAAAAAGGCACATAAACAAATGTCTTTGACTACTTCTTCTTCAATGGCTGTTGCAGTTGCAGAAAAAGCTGTCAATTTTTTCAATCCTTCATCTGCTTCTCCTACCAATATCAATCatattgatgatgatggaaGAGTTATTAATCTTGATCA TGGTGATCCAACAATGTACGAGAGTTATTGGCAGCAAGCAGGGGATAAAACCACAGTTTTAATCCCAGGATGGCAATCAATGAGTTATTTTTCGGATGTTAAAAATTTGTGTTGGTTTCTGGAACCGGAATTTGCAAAGGAAGTTATTCGATTGCATAAAATTGTGAGAAATGCAGTGACAGAAAACAGATATATTGTGGTTGGAACAGGTTCAACACAGTTGTTCCAAGCTGCATTGTACGCTCTTACTTCACCAGGAGGGACACAACCAATTAGTGTGGTTTCTGCTACACCCTACTACTCT TTTTATCGCCAAGTCGTTGAGTATATGAAGTCCGGGCTCTACAAATGGGTTGGTGATGTATCCAATTTCGACAAAGACGAACCTTATATCGAGCTGATCACTTCCCCTAATAACCCCGATGGGTTTACAAGACACCCTATTGTCAACCGAAGTGGAGGAATGTTGATTCACGATTTTGCTTACTACTGGCCACAGTATACTCCGATTACCTCCCCAGCTGATCATGACATTATGTTGTTCACTGTCTCAAAAAGCACTGGTCATGCTGGAATGCGTATTGG TTGGGCTCTTGTTAAGGACGAAGAAGTAGCTAAAAGAATGACCAAGTTCATAGAACTAAACAGCATCGGAGTCTCAAAGGATTCACAGCTTCGAGCAGCTAAAATTTTGCAGGCTGTTTCGGATAGCTGTGAGCATAACAGTGACACTGGGAACTTTTTCGAAATCAGTTATAACCATATAGCGCGTAGATGGAAACAATTGAGGAAAGCAGTGGAAGAAACCGGGATGTTTAGTACCCCCGAGTTTCCTACTGCTTTCTGCAAGTACACGAATCAGACGTTTAGTACGCAACCAG CTTTTGCCTGGTTAAAATGTGAAGAGCATATTGAAGACTGCGAAGGCTTCCTCCGAAGTCACAATGTGTTGACAAGAAGTGGGGTGCATTTCGGTATGAGCCCTAAATATGTAAGGATAAGCATGCTAGATCGAGACTCAAATTACGATCTTTTTATTAAAAGGTTATTGGCAATGCGTTCGTAA